The genomic segment CGGTTATCCCTGTCGCAGGACGTAAGACGCCGCAACGCTCGTGATACTACGCTCCGACGGAGATGTCACTATCGATAACTGACTACACGAGTGTCGGCCGCTTCTAGACGATCATGGGTCAGACAACCGAGACCGCTGCACAGGCGGCACCGATCGACGAACCGGCCGCAACCGTCCCGTGGCGCTCCCGGACGGTCCAGATCGTCCTGACGAGCACGGCGCTCGCACCCCTCGGAGTGCCGCTGATCAGCCCCGCGCTGCCGGTATTCCGTGACGTATTCGGAGTGACGGATGCGCAGGCGAGCCTCCTGGTGAGCACGTATTTCCTCGTGGGTATCGTGCTCTCGCCGTTCATCGGCATCCTCGCCGATCGGACCGGCCGGAAACGGGTGCTCGTTGCGGGTCTGCTGGCGTTCGGCGCGCTCGGTGGTGCGATGGCGATCGCGCCGACGTTCGAAGCCTTGCTCGCGCTCCGGATCGCGCAGGGAACCGCCGCGGCGGCGATCTTCATCACCACCGTCACGATGGTCGGCGACGCGTTCGAAGGCGCCCAGCGAAATGCGGTGCTGGGCGCGAACGTGGCCGTTCTCTCCGCCACGGCCGCCCTGTTTCCGGTGCTCGGAGGGGCGCTCGCGGGTGTCGCGTGGAACGCACCGTTCCTCGCGTACCTCGCGGCGATCCCGATCGCCGCGTTCGCACAGGGAGGACTGGAGGAACCGGACCGTCCCGCCGGTGAGCGGGGGATCGCGTACCTCGCGTCCGCCGGGCGATCGATCGTCACGCCGGCGCTCCTGGCGCTGTTCGCCGTCGCGTTCCTCACGGAGTTCCTGCTGTTCGGCGTGATTTTCACGGCGATTCCGTTCGTCCTCGCGACGGCGTTCGCGCCGGTACTCATCGGCGTCGTGATTCTGGCGTCGGAAACGGCGTCCATGGTAGTCGCGGCCGCCAGCGGCCGCCTGGCGCGGTACCTCTCGAACGAGTGGGTGATCGCGTTCGGCTTCGCCTGCTACGCGGTCGGCTTCGCGGCCGCGTGGGCCGCGGTCGGCGTACTCGCGATGATTGGGGCGGTCGTGGTCATCGGCGTCGGCGTCGGACTACTGATGCCGGTCGTCGATGCAGCCGTGAGCGACCGGGTCACCACCGAGTACCTCGCCGGCGCGATGAGCCTTCGCAACAGCACCACGTTCCTCGGACGGACCGCCGGGCCGATCGCGTTCGCCGGGCTGGCGATCACCGCCGGATTCGGGTACGAGCCGCTCCTCCTCGCCTCGAGCGTCGTCGCGGTCGTCGCGACGGGCGTCGCCGTGGTCGCGGGGCCCGCCCGTCTCGCCCGATGGCACGCTCACCCTACCGCGAGGTGACGTTACGCGATCGAGTCGGCGACCCCCTCGAGGAATCCGATCGTTTCGCGCGGATTCCTCGAGGAGCGGGAAGTAACCCCGTCACAAACGCTTCGAGTTCGGCGGTCGGAAAACGCTCGGAGACGCTCGACAGCTGTGACGGTTCGCTACTTCTCGTGGTACCCGTCCAGACTGTCGTCGGAACGTCGATGCGGAGCACACCCGCGTAGCGTTCTATCGATACGGATCGGAGTTGGATCGTCCAGTCATCAGAATGCGTTTCGACGCCGAACCGGACGCTCGCGGTTCCGGAATCGTCTCGGAACTTCGGTTCCCCGTCTTTCTCGCGGTTGCGACTGTACGTGAAACGCTCGCATTCGATTAATTCCTTTGGGAGTGTACGGCTCGTATGGACGAGACGAGAGCGAAGCAACCGATCGATTCATCCAACTCGGAGGTACAGGAACTTCGTGCGGGGATCCGCGGCGACCTCGTTCTCCCGGACGATCCTCGCTACGACGAGGGGCGAGCGGTCTGGAACGGAATGATAGACAAGACTCCGGCGGTGATCGTCCGCGCGGCGGGGGTCGGCGACGTCGTCGCGGCGGTGAACTTCGTTCGCGAACACGACCTTCCCCTGTCGGTTCGCGGCGGCGGACACAACGTCGCCGGGACGGCGGTCCGTAACGACGGCGTCGTGATCGACCTCTCGGAGATGACCGGCATCCGCGTCGACCGCGAGAAACGGACGGTCCGGGCCGAAGGTGGTGCGACGCTCGGCGACGTCGACCGCGAGACGCAACTGTTCGGTCTCGCGACGCCCCTCGGCGTCGTCACCTCCTTCGAGTACGCCCTCCACGACGTCGGGCCGGAGGTGTACGCGCTCTTCGCGTGGTTCCGCGCCGACGACGCCGCTTCCGTACTGGAGGCGTACCGCGAGTGGACCGACGGGGCGCCTCGAGACGCGAGCACGCTCGCGTTCACCGCGCACGTCCCCGACCTCGAGGAGTTCCCCGAAGACGCCTGGGGCGATCCTGCGCTGGCCTTCCTCGGGTCGTATCGCGGCGACCTCGAGGACGCCGACGACGTCTTCCGACCGCTGCTCGAGACCGCGACTCCGATCGCCGACCTCGGCGGGACGACGACCTTCGTCGACCTGCAGTCGATGCTCGACGAGGACTACCCGGACGGGCTGCGCTACTACTGGAAGTCGATCTACCTCGAGAAACTCACCGACGAGGTCCTCGAGTTCACGGTGCGGTCCAACGAGGCCGCACCCTCGGCGCTCTCGACGATCGATCTCTGGCACCTCGGCGGCGCGGTCGCCGAGGTGCCCCGGGATGCGACCGCGTTCTGGCACCGCGACAAGCCCTACATGCTCACTTTCGAGGCGAACTGGGAGGATTCGGCCGACGACGACGCGAACGTGACGTGGGCTCGCGATGGAATCGCCGAAGCGCAGGAGCTGGCGGTCGCATCGGGTCGGTACGGCAACTTCCCGGGGATGAACGAGGACCCCGCGAAACTGCTCTACGGCGACAACTACGAGCGCCTGGTCGACCTGAAGACGCGGTACGACCCGGAGAATCTGTTCGAGACGAGCGGGAGCGTGGCTCCGCGAACGGAGAGCGAGTAATCCTCCCGTGAACAGAACCCACCCGACCGTCCGAGCGGAAGACCGGCGGCGTTCCGCCGTTCACCTCGCTCTCCGCCGGCGGAGCGCGTCGATTGCTCGAAGCTGACTGCGCGGTCGTCTCGGTCGCGTATCGTCTCGCGCCCGAACACCCGTTTCCGGTCGCTGTCGAAGACTGCTACGCGACAACGGCGTGGATCGTCGAGAACCACGCGGCGGTTCACGGCGAAACCGATCGGGTCGCCATCGGCGGCGAGAGCACCGGTGGAACCCTGACCGCCGCCGTCGCCCAGATCGCTCGAGATTGACGTCCTTCTACCGAAGGTCGTTTCACCGATCGTCTCGTGGATTGCTGAGGATCTCGCCGCCGCAGACACCGGATCCTCATACTCATCGAACTACTGTCACCGGAACAGGCGCATCTCGACTGACTGTTGAAGCTACATTCCCGACCAAGAACCGTGACACCAAATCGTGTGTATGGGCACCGATTACGACTACATCAAAATCCTTTGCCTGTTTGATAATCGCCTCTGCCGGTTGCCCGAAGTCAATAGCGGTCTCAATCTCTTTGTCGTATTTGGTGGCTACGTCCCGAGCCGTTGTGAATACCTCGTTAGATCGCTCTCGAGCGAGTTCGTCAATGTCATCTGCGAGCGCGAGACCCGCTGGTCCCCCCATATAGGGGGTTAGTCCCCCGACAACGTGTAGGACAGTTATGTTTGCGTTAGGATGTGCATCGATCGCAAATTCAAGAGCTTTGGTAGCCATCTCGGAATCATCCATCGGTACAAGAACAGTCGAGACCATGTTAGTAGTAGAGCTACAGCATAGATAAGGGAGTGGTTCTTGCTAACTACTACCACGAGATCAAGCTGATTACTCAAAGTCTCAAAGCGAGAGGGGTTCAGCGACCTTAGTCAGTCATAGATGTTATGTTGGTTCCAATGTCCCGTCTAACAGTGACATATCGTTTTTATCATTATACTACTTACACCCGGGGTGCTAAACACGCAACTTCGACTATCCTGTACGAGAGTCGCCTACCTCGGCGAAAGCGGTCGGTACGGCATCGAACCGAGTTCTTCGGTTATCGCACGGATTGAAACGAGACTAACTGATACCATTTATAAGGTGTTATAATTTATACTAGCGAAACGCACTTTTGGACTCGTATCGCGGGATAAAATAGACAAATAAACAGTAAAATAAATTTATACTGTCCGTCTTGTACGCATACAATCACAAAATCGGGGAATCTTCAATACCGTCTCATGACAAAACATCATAGAAGCGAATTGAGTGTAGCTATCATTGAGCTACTCCAAGTACAGAGAGACATCCCCTCGAAGCGCCAAGACAACCACTATAGTGAGCGCTTATACCCGCAGTGAGGGCAAGAGAGTATTCCATCTCGAATTAGCAATAGGCCTTGGTCACACTTGCTGCAGGGGCCACCAAGCGCCATCTCGCTTTCTTGCGCAATGGCTCTCAACGTATTTCGAAGGAGGAGGTGATCGTGTTCGAGCTCCTCTTGCCGTTCGACGATCCGCCTGATTTGGACTCTCAACGACCGGCGATGCTGCCTGTCTGCAACCGTGGATCGTGAGGGACTCATACGTAGGTAAAGGTCCTCTGACGAGATAAGGCCGCGCCATGAGATGACCGTATACAACGAGACAGACAGTGCAATATCGAGATATTCGGTTCTCTCGAAATTCTCTATCCTTGACATATTCTCGGTAGCCATGTTACGTATAGGTCAAAAATTGAATGGTCAACTAACCCATTCGCTGTGAAGCGGCCTTGTTTAGACGCGGAGCAATAGCCAGTTCCTTTCGCTATTGACGTTACGAATCAGCCGGTCAGTTAAACAGCGGTACCAGCGGTCGGTCCTGTCGGCCAGAAGAACGCGGAGAGGTGGTTGTACGGATTACTGATTGGCGCGTATTGGTTGCCAACTCCGACTAGCTTGCGGTTAGATTCAGAACCGAATCCTGTAGTGGATGACGCTGTCTCAACTGGAGTCGTCACGCAAGTTGGCAGTTCGCCCAACGCCTCGCTCAGGCGCAGCATATCCCAAGGCAGAAACTCGGTAATGGCGAGTCCAACAATATCAGTCTGTGTGCCCACATCATTGAGAAGTCGCATCACCTGATCGAGTCACATCTCACCCCTCGGGATCCCATCCAATGCATCGTCCGGTAGGTCTGGCTTGTTGAACAGAAGAGGCGAGAAATGTGCTGGGTCGAGCACGTCTAGATCGAAATGGATCGCAAGGTGTGTGATCTTCTGTTCCCCGATCCAGTCGAGGACTGGTTTGCTATCATCGGCCAATTCGGCAGCCGACGCATGCTGTATCCCAAGACCTGAGATGATTTTGTCTTCTGCCTCAGACCACTCGTTCAGACCAGCGTACATGACCTGATCCGGATCGAGTGGTGTTTCCACCTCTGCAGTAAAATCTGAATCACCCTCGTCGAGAAGCATCCCTATTGTACCATGGCATGTCCGCGCGCGCGATTTGCTCGGGTCCCATCACATCTGGATGACTGTCAACCCATAGGACACCGAGTTCTCCACCGTGCTTTTCGTTCAGGTAGGCGATAAGCACGAGATCAATTAAACAGCCACCCCGAGCGCGATAATGCGTTCTGGTTCGTGGGCATCGATCGCTGCCCGCGTAGCGCAAGCCTGTTGGAGAAGGGGTGTGCGCCCTATAATCCCATCCTCTTTTTCAAGAGACTTGCTGTCCGGTTCAGGTACATCGATCGTCTCTTCTGGGCCATTATGAGGTGGAGCAAGCCAGTCAAGCAAACGAGCACCGAAATGATAGGCAGGCTCGTTCCCGCCCTGCCATTGGGGAATGGTCAGACGTAGGGTATTGGATGTCATGGCTGTACATTATTTGCCCCCCTCAAGAGCAAAACAATGCTGTTAGAAGAAATCGAGTCGGGTCGAAACGCGGGACAGTACCCTGTACCAATTTATGAATCTAATAGACAGATGATGTTGAAAGCTTGATTTGTTCAGCATCAGATGTGAACGTGGTTGGCAAGTAAGCGGGTGTGGTCACGGTCCAATCCGCAAAACTGACGGTGGAAGAATGGGCCCTGTATTCAGCACGGTTCTACAGACACTATCGTTAGCTGATAGAAGCAGTTGCGTTAGGTTCACACAGCTGCTAAACGGTTGTTCCAAAAGAAGAGCAGGAGTAATTAAGGTACGCAACAGTTCCATTCTTCGAAGTTGTGGTTGCTACGACGAACTCTGGATCGCCGTCTCACTATATTCGTCGAGAAACTCACGATACAGGTCCTCAAACTTGACTCATGTAAAGAGCGCTGTTCAGCATCGTCGTTGGCCTAACTAGTTATCGGTCTCGTGGATTACCCAGTCACCAATCATCCACTGACCTCTTCACTAATCCGGAACAGGACTATACCCGCCATCGGCACGTCAAGGTCGTCGCCGGTTGTATCCTCAACCGTGGTGTTGAGTGATGCATGTACGTATTCGGTCGCACTAACATGGAGTTCTCCAGACCCGAAACAATCCTGGTATCTTACCGTAAATCCGTGGCAAAGACAGCTAGTGGATCCCCATTGCCTCCATCTGTTCTTGATACCGATTGCGAATGGTGACTTCGGTGACCTGGGCGACGGCTGCAATATCGCGTTGGGTTTGCTTCTCATTACACAACAGTGAAGCGGCATAGATCGCGGCAGCTGCATACCCTGTCGGAGATTTTCCAGATAACAGTCCTTGCTCTGCAGAAACGTCAATAATTTCCTTGGCTTTCACCTGGACCTCTTCGCTTGCACCGAGTTCAGAACAAAACCGCGGGACATACCCCTTCGGGTCGACTGGTTTCAGTTCGAGAGCCAATTCTTCGGCGATATACCGATACGTCCGCCCGATTTCTTTCTGCTCGACACGTGAGACATCGGCGACTTCTTCTAAACTTCGTGGAATCCCTTCTTGGCGACAGGCAGCATACAGACAGCTGGTCGCAACCCCCTCGATTGAGCGCCCGCGAATCAGATCCTCTGAGAGTGCTCGTCGATAGATCACAGACGCAACCTCACGTACTGACCGAGGAATGCCGAGCGCGCTTGCCATTCGATCGATCTCACTGAGAGCATACTGGAGATTCCGCTCACCAGCGTCTTTCGTGCGGATGCGTTCTTGCCACTTTCGCAGGCGATCCATCTGTCTCTGCCTGTCCGAAGACAGCGACCGGCCGTAGGCGTCTTTGTCCTTCCAGTCAATCTGGGTCGTAAGTCCTTTGTCGTGCATCGTCTGGGTAGTTGGCGCTCCGACACGAGACTTGTTCTGGCGTTCAGAGTGATTGAACGCTCGCCATTCTGGCCCCCGATCGATGTTCGGTACATCACTGATCAGTCCACAATCCTCACAGACGAGTTCTCCTTGATCTTCGCTTGTGACGAGATTGCGTGAGCCACATTCGTCACACGTCCGCTCACTTTCAGAGTTATTTACCTGGTGCTCTGATTTTTGTTCACGTTGACGGGTGGGCCGTTGCATGATGTCTGCTAGCGTCCGGAAGGGTTTAAGGCCTTGTTTGGCCGAGAGAGGGATTCTGACAGACAGGTACTCGTTTCTGCATTCACTCCGTTTTGTCCTTGCTTAGTTCCTCTAGAGATAATGGACGAAACTCCTCGGCAGACACCGCCCACTGTCCAGTGTGTGGGCATCATCTGCGGTTTCAAGTGACACCCTGAGTGAGGTTTCTTTTTAGAGTGTGCTCTCAGTGATCGATGTACTCTGCTTCCCACTCTCGACGATCACGAATGGCTTCGTCGCCAGTATCAGCGAGCGCATAGTAGTTTGTTCGGCGGTCGAGTTGTCCCTTCTCGACAAACTCTTTGTTAACGAGCGTATCGAGATTTGGATAGAGCCGTCCATGATTGATTTCGCCACTATAGTACGTCTCGATCTCTTCTTTGATCGTTTGACCAGAGGGCTGGTCGGCACCTGCAATCACGTACAGAAGGTCTCGCTGAAAGCCGGTGAGGTCATCCATGGTAGATTCTATTATGCCAGTATTTAGAATATTGTTATTTTCGCTGTATTTCCATTCTAGCTATTGACTTCTCACCATACTAGCTCAATATTGATCACAGTACCTTTCATTATATGACACGAGCAGTAATGTATGATCGAAGCTAAACGGAAATAAACCGAAGGACGTCATAAATCCATATACTGTTGCTCCCAATTCCGACGAGTTTCGATTTCACGTTCTCCGCGTCGTGTAACGGAATACTCGTTCGTTCGACGGTCAATTTTTCCTTTTTCAATGAGTCCCTTATCAACAAGCGTATCGAGATTCGGATACAGTCGTCCATGATAAATTTCGTTTTCATAATAGTCTTCGAGGTCGTCTTTAATCGCAAGCCCGTGGGGGCTGTCAAGGCCAGCTACTGTATAAAGCAGATCACGCTGAAAACCAGTAAGGTCGTACATACCAGATATCGATTTGGCCATAACTTCAACTTTCCTGATCAGAACTAAACTGTCAGCTACTATTTAACCTCAATGTGATCAATTTCCGACGTCCGATCGCCTATTTGTGGCGCAAGGCTGTTGTCTGCTCGATGGACGTTATCTGATTGATGAAGTCCTTGATAAATGAGCGAGGTTTTTGGTCTACCTCATCAGTACTGGTCTCTCGAGGCGGTTCGTAGATCGTGATTACGGCGCTCTCGAGGTCAGTAAGTGACCCCTGCGCACTTTCGAGATTGAGAATTGCTGTATTGAAAATAATGAGCGCACGTGTCTCATTGACGTCTAAGTACTGGATCTGAAGTGTCTCTAACGTAGTGGGAAGATCGAGCCGTGGAGAGAACGTATATCGTTCAGAGACGACCGGACTATCATCCATTATTGAGAAGTGCTGGTTCCTCGTCTATAACTCCTTTCTTCATTGGGAGTATAGATACCATGCAGAACAAAGCTGTTTCTAGCGAATTTCCTGAGAATATATTCTGGTAATCTATCCTCTCGAATACCATCCATTGAGGTTTCTACTTCACTTTCAGCACGGCTGGCTTAGACCTTTTAGGACTCGGCATAGAGTCAGAGATAGAGCTTGGCCCTGTCACACGCTCCGAGCTCATCCCCTTCAATACGTAGATCACGCTTGAGAGTCGCAGCGCTCTCGGGCGACGAATATCCGAGTAGCGTTGTTAGGTCTCGCTGCTCTCCGTGTTGAGTTCGAACTGTTCGTTTTCAGCGACGGCATTGAGAACAATACTGGTGTTCGACTGATTGATATCTGGATCAGTGATCAGGGCTTTAATCTGGTCGTTCATATCCTCGGTGTCTTTGAACTTGCCGATCGCAATCACATCGTAGTCTCCTGTGACCTCATAGACCGAGATCATCTGCCGGTGAGCTTTCAGTGTCTCAGTGATTTCGGAGAGCGCACTCCCTTCGGCTTTGAGCTGCATCACGGCGGTGACATCGTATCCGGCAGCGTCGTAATCGACTCTTGGCGTGTATCCTTTGATGACCCCGTTTTCCTCGAGATCCGAGAGATGGTTTGAAACGGTAGTAACGGAGATATCAAGTTCTTCGGCGAGACTCCGCAGACTCGCACGCCCATCGCCAAGTAGTTCGTTCACTAAGTCTTCGTCCAAGCTCTCGTAGGCCATTATGTAATGTGAAAATCTCCGAGTAGATATCGTTTATGCATGACCAATTTTGGCGTTTTCTATGCTGTGTGTACGGATGAGCGTTTTTTCGGATGACTATCTACTGGCGCAGGGAACATCGGAAATTCGGAGGGATCTGGGGCTGTATTG from the Natronococcus sp. AD-5 genome contains:
- a CDS encoding MFS transporter encodes the protein MGQTTETAAQAAPIDEPAATVPWRSRTVQIVLTSTALAPLGVPLISPALPVFRDVFGVTDAQASLLVSTYFLVGIVLSPFIGILADRTGRKRVLVAGLLAFGALGGAMAIAPTFEALLALRIAQGTAAAAIFITTVTMVGDAFEGAQRNAVLGANVAVLSATAALFPVLGGALAGVAWNAPFLAYLAAIPIAAFAQGGLEEPDRPAGERGIAYLASAGRSIVTPALLALFAVAFLTEFLLFGVIFTAIPFVLATAFAPVLIGVVILASETASMVVAAASGRLARYLSNEWVIAFGFACYAVGFAAAWAAVGVLAMIGAVVVIGVGVGLLMPVVDAAVSDRVTTEYLAGAMSLRNSTTFLGRTAGPIAFAGLAITAGFGYEPLLLASSVVAVVATGVAVVAGPARLARWHAHPTAR
- the lrp gene encoding HTH-type transcriptional regulator Lrp; the encoded protein is MAYESLDEDLVNELLGDGRASLRSLAEELDISVTTVSNHLSDLEENGVIKGYTPRVDYDAAGYDVTAVMQLKAEGSALSEITETLKAHRQMISVYEVTGDYDVIAIGKFKDTEDMNDQIKALITDPDINQSNTSIVLNAVAENEQFELNTESSET
- a CDS encoding helix-turn-helix transcriptional regulator, giving the protein MDDLTGFQRDLLYVIAGADQPSGQTIKEEIETYYSGEINHGRLYPNLDTLVNKEFVEKGQLDRRTNYYALADTGDEAIRDRREWEAEYIDH
- a CDS encoding universal stress protein, which codes for MVSTVLVPMDDSEMATKALEFAIDAHPNANITVLHVVGGLTPYMGGPAGLALADDIDELARERSNEVFTTARDVATKYDKEIETAIDFGQPAEAIIKQAKDFDVVVIGAHTHDLVSRFLVGNVASTVSRDAPVPVTVVR
- a CDS encoding alpha/beta hydrolase fold domain-containing protein, which encodes MLEADCAVVSVAYRLAPEHPFPVAVEDCYATTAWIVENHAAVHGETDRVAIGGESTGGTLTAAVAQIARD
- a CDS encoding helix-turn-helix transcriptional regulator, with protein sequence MYDLTGFQRDLLYTVAGLDSPHGLAIKDDLEDYYENEIYHGRLYPNLDTLVDKGLIEKGKIDRRTNEYSVTRRGEREIETRRNWEQQYMDL
- a CDS encoding FAD-binding oxidoreductase, whose amino-acid sequence is MDETRAKQPIDSSNSEVQELRAGIRGDLVLPDDPRYDEGRAVWNGMIDKTPAVIVRAAGVGDVVAAVNFVREHDLPLSVRGGGHNVAGTAVRNDGVVIDLSEMTGIRVDREKRTVRAEGGATLGDVDRETQLFGLATPLGVVTSFEYALHDVGPEVYALFAWFRADDAASVLEAYREWTDGAPRDASTLAFTAHVPDLEEFPEDAWGDPALAFLGSYRGDLEDADDVFRPLLETATPIADLGGTTTFVDLQSMLDEDYPDGLRYYWKSIYLEKLTDEVLEFTVRSNEAAPSALSTIDLWHLGGAVAEVPRDATAFWHRDKPYMLTFEANWEDSADDDANVTWARDGIAEAQELAVASGRYGNFPGMNEDPAKLLYGDNYERLVDLKTRYDPENLFETSGSVAPRTESE
- a CDS encoding transcription initiation factor IIB, whose amino-acid sequence is MQRPTRQREQKSEHQVNNSESERTCDECGSRNLVTSEDQGELVCEDCGLISDVPNIDRGPEWRAFNHSERQNKSRVGAPTTQTMHDKGLTTQIDWKDKDAYGRSLSSDRQRQMDRLRKWQERIRTKDAGERNLQYALSEIDRMASALGIPRSVREVASVIYRRALSEDLIRGRSIEGVATSCLYAACRQEGIPRSLEEVADVSRVEQKEIGRTYRYIAEELALELKPVDPKGYVPRFCSELGASEEVQVKAKEIIDVSAEQGLLSGKSPTGYAAAAIYAASLLCNEKQTQRDIAAVAQVTEVTIRNRYQEQMEAMGIH